In one Bufo gargarizans isolate SCDJY-AF-19 chromosome 11, ASM1485885v1, whole genome shotgun sequence genomic region, the following are encoded:
- the LOC122922202 gene encoding E3 ubiquitin-protein ligase TRIM11-like isoform X1 — MASADLRAELDCSICLQTYTDPVMLRCGHNFCRVCIDCALDTQDESGVYTCPECREEFQERPALMRNFALRKIIENLFVTEHKETETGICCTYCVDSPVPAVKSCLHCEASLCEKHLRVHSKSSEHVLSDPSTSLEKRKCSVHKEILEYYCTEDYVCICVYCSLVGEHQGHQVVVLDEASEKKKGKLRNIFQKLTTKRQKTEKRVQNLEERWRKAQEKASGETDRVTALFTDIRRRLDNLEKRVLNEISRQEMEESLSFSSLIQKLEIKKDELSRKMGHIKELSNMTDPLTVLQEPDTGDLCDPEEEGGDDMNRCLHDVDDLDVAVISDKLHTLCDIIRDIRRGIYMEGPGDILLDVNTAGNNVLISDDLKSATWTQNNQNRPGRAERFQNNQVMSSRRFTSGRHYWDVESSRSVGWSVGMCYPSIDRRGRQSFIGDNNKSWSLRRCYNQYSVRHDGKDIQLPDEVSSDRFRICLDYEAGQLSFYELCDPIRHLHTFTAAFTEPLHAALFVWSGSIKIYGGR; from the coding sequence ATGGCGTCTGCTGATCTGAGAGCTGAGCTGGACTGCTCCATCTGTCTGCAGACCTATACAGATCCTGTAATGCTGAGATGTGGACACAACTTCTGCCGGGTCTGTATTGATTGTGCACTGGATACACAGGACGAGTCTGGGGTTTATACCTGTCCTGAATGCAGAGAAGAGTTTCAGGAGCGGCCTGCACTGATGAGGAACTTCGCTCTGCGTAAGATTATAGAGAATTTATTTGTTACTGAACATAAAGAGACGGAAACCGGgatctgctgcacttactgtgtGGACTCTCCTGTACCTGCTGTTAAATCCTGTCTACACTGTGAGGCTTCTCTGTGTGAGAAACACCTGAGAGTTCACAGCAAGTCATCAGAACACGTCTTATCTGACCCCAGCACTTCCCTGGAGAAGAGGAAATGTTCCGTCCATAAGGAGATCCTGGAGTATTACTGCACCGAGGACTATGTTTGTATCTGTGTGTACTGCAGTTTGGTTGGAGAACATCAGGGACACCAGGTGGTGGTGCTGGATGAGGCTTCTGagaagaagaaaggaaaactGAGAAATATTTTCCAGAAACTGACCACAAAGCGACAGAAGACTGAGAAAAGAGTCCAGAATCTGGAGGAACGCTGGAGAAAAGCACAAGAAAAGGCATCTGGAGAAACAGATAGAGTCACTGCCCTGTTTACAGACATCAGGAGACGACTGGACAACCTGGAGAAGAGGGTCCTGAACGAGATCTCCAGGCAGGAAATGGAAGAATCACTCTCATTCTCTTCTCTGATCCAGAAGCTGGAAATAAAGAAGGACGAGCTGTCCAGGAAGATGGGACACATTAAGGAGCTGTCTAACATGACTGATCCACTGACTGTCTTACAGGAACCAGATACAGGTGACTTGTGTGATCCTGAGGAGGAAGGAGGTGATGACATGAATAGATGTCTCCATGATGTAGATGATCTGGATGTAGCTGTGATCTCAGACAAATTACATACATTATGTGACATAATAAGAGATATAAGGAGAGGGATCTATATGGAGGGTCCTGGAGacatattactggatgtaaacaCAGCTGGTAATAATGTCCTTATATCAGACGACCTGAAATCTGCAACCTGGACACAAAATAATCAGAATCGTCCAGGAAGAGCAGAGAGATTCCAGAATAATCAGGTGATGAGCAGCAGGAGATTTACCTCAGGGCGACATTACTGGGATGTGGAGAGCAGTAGATCAGTGGGTTGGAGTGTGGGGATGTGTTATCCCAGTATAGACAGGAGGGGGCGTCAGTCATTCATTGGGGATAATAACAAGTcctggagtttgaggaggtgttATAATCAGTATTCAGTGAGACATGACGGTAAAGATATCCAGTTACCTGACGAGGTCTCCAGTGATAGATTCAGGATATGTCTGGACTATGAGGCCGGGCAGCTGTCCTTTTATGAGCTGTGTGACCCCATCAGACACTTACACACCTTCACTGCCGCCTTCACCGAGCCCCTTCATGCTGCATTATTTGTATGGAGCGGTTCTATAAAGATCTATGGTGGGAGGTGA
- the LOC122922202 gene encoding E3 ubiquitin/ISG15 ligase TRIM25-like isoform X2: MASADLRAELDCSICLQTYTDPVMLRCGHNFCRVCIDCALDTQDESGVYTCPECREEFQERPALMRNFALRKIIENLFVTEHKETETGICCTYCVDSPVPAVKSCLHCEASLCEKHLRVHSKSSEHVLSDPSTSLEKRKCSVHKEILEYYCTEDYVCICVYCSLVGEHQGHQVVVLDEASEKKKGKLRNIFQKLTTKRQKTEKRVQNLEERWRKAQEKASGETDRVTALFTDIRRRLDNLEKRVLNEISRQEMEESLSFSSLIQKLEIKKDELSRKMGHIKELSNMTDPLTVLQEPDTVTDSCKKILKS; encoded by the exons ATGGCGTCTGCTGATCTGAGAGCTGAGCTGGACTGCTCCATCTGTCTGCAGACCTATACAGATCCTGTAATGCTGAGATGTGGACACAACTTCTGCCGGGTCTGTATTGATTGTGCACTGGATACACAGGACGAGTCTGGGGTTTATACCTGTCCTGAATGCAGAGAAGAGTTTCAGGAGCGGCCTGCACTGATGAGGAACTTCGCTCTGCGTAAGATTATAGAGAATTTATTTGTTACTGAACATAAAGAGACGGAAACCGGgatctgctgcacttactgtgtGGACTCTCCTGTACCTGCTGTTAAATCCTGTCTACACTGTGAGGCTTCTCTGTGTGAGAAACACCTGAGAGTTCACAGCAAGTCATCAGAACACGTCTTATCTGACCCCAGCACTTCCCTGGAGAAGAGGAAATGTTCCGTCCATAAGGAGATCCTGGAGTATTACTGCACCGAGGACTATGTTTGTATCTGTGTGTACTGCAGTTTGGTTGGAGAACATCAGGGACACCAGGTGGTGGTGCTGGATGAGGCTTCTGagaagaagaaaggaaaactGAGAAATATTTTCCAGAAACTGACCACAAAGCGACAGAAGACTGAGAAAAGAGTCCAGAATCTGGAGGAACGCTGGAGAAAAGCACAAGAAAAGGCATCTGGAGAAACAGATAGAGTCACTGCCCTGTTTACAGACATCAGGAGACGACTGGACAACCTGGAGAAGAGGGTCCTGAACGAGATCTCCAGGCAGGAAATGGAAGAATCACTCTCATTCTCTTCTCTGATCCAGAAGCTGGAAATAAAGAAGGACGAGCTGTCCAGGAAGATGGGACACATTAAGGAGCTGTCTAACATGACTGATCCACTGACTGTCTTACAGGAACCAGATACAG ttacagaTTCCTGCAAAAAGATACTAAAATCTTGA